The following DNA comes from Bradyrhizobium sp. SK17.
CGATATCCATCCCTCCGACCTGTCCGACCTGCTCGGCCGCTACGGCATCGACCTGATCGCCGAACGGATCGAGGGCGAGCGCTCGGTGGTCGACCTGCTCGACTACGACGTCCGGTTCGGCCAGGGGTTCCTGTTCGCGCCGCCGCGGCCGTTGCGGCCGGAGGGGGCATCTGCTACCGCCGAGGCTCCGCAGGCCAACCCCCAGGACCTCAATGGCGCCAGCACGTCAGCACCTGTCTCCAGCCCCGCAGCTCCGCCGCGCACGACCGGCAGCGCCGCACTGGCACGCCGCGCGCTCGGTCCAAATTAACCGGCAGTTCGCATCATGACCTCGCTGCGTTTCGTCGAGCAGCTGCGCCACCTCGTCGACAATGTCGACGTCGTGCTGTCGGACATCTGGGGCGTCGTGCACAACGGGCTCGAATCGTTTCCCGAGGCCTGCGAGGCGCTGCACACATTTCGTCAGCGCGGCGGCACCGTCATCCTGATCACCAACGCGCCGCGGCCGGCCGATTCGGTGCAACGGCAGCTACGCAAGCTCGGCGTCGCGGACGACACCTATGACGCGATCGTCTCCTCCGGCGATCTGACGCGCCACTTCGTGGCCGATCATCCCGGCCAGAAGATCTTCTGGATCGGCCCGGAGCGCGACAGCTCGATCCATCGCGGCCTCGATGCAACGATGGTGCCGCTGGAGCAGGCGGACTACATCATCTGCACCGGCCTGTTCGACGACGAGACCGAATCCGCCGAGGACTATCGCGAGACCCTGCTAAAGGCGCTTCAGCGCAAGCTGACGCTGGTCTGCGCCAATCCGGACATCGTGGTCGAGCGCGGCGACCGGCTGATCTACTGCGCCGGCGCGGTCGCCGAACTCTATCGCGAGCTCGGCGGCGAGGTGATCTTCTACGGCAAGCCACACCGGCCGATCTACGAGCGCGCGATGGCGCTGGCCGCCGAGCGCCGCGGAAAACCGACCGAGCTCGGCCGCGTGCTCGCGATCGGGGATTCCGTGCGCACTGACCTCACCGGCGCCCATGCCTTCGGCATCGACCTGTTGTTCGTCACCCGCGGCATCCATTCCGAGGAGTTCGAGGGCATCGAGCAGCTCGATCCGGCCTCGGTGAAGGAATTGTTCGGCCATCCGCCGCGCGCGCTGATGCGCGAGCTGAAGTGGTAGGGGCAGTTCCGCAGGGGCTCACTGCCAAAATATCGAAAACAACCCCATGCAAAGCAGCCCGCGGCGTCCGGCGTTCGACCGGTCGCCTTGACATGTCGGGCAACTCAGGGTTAGATTTCTAATATTCCGAAATCTTATACACGCAAAAACGCAAATGCCCGGGGCAAGCCCGGGCATGACGTGAATGTCGGTTGATGCGAACGGCGTCTTACGCCGTCGCCATGTCCGGGAACACCGCCTCGATCTTGGTCTTCAGCGTGGCGGCGTTGAACGGCTTGACGATGTAGTTGTTGACGCCGGCCTTCTTGGCCGCGATCACGTTCTCGGTCTTGGATTCCGCCGTGATCATGATGAAGGGCGTGGTCGCGAGATTGGGATCGGCGCGGACTTCCTTGAGCAGATCGTAGCCGGTCATCGGCTCCATATTCCAGTCGGAGATCACCAGGCCATATTTCTTGCCGCGCATCTTGTTGAGCGCCGCGGAGCCGTCGGAGGCATCGTCGATATTCTCGAATCCAAGCTGCTTGAGGAGATTCCGGATGATGCGGATCATGGTGCTGTAGTCATCGACCACCAGAACCGGCATGGACAAATCAACCGCCATCTTTCCCCCCAAAACGACTAACGCAACCTGGCTTCTGCACGAACGCAGCTTTCCGCCAACGACTACCAGCAGGCGTTAAACAGCGCGTTAACCGGCTGAATCCGGATTGTTACGGATTTGACGCGATTTTCGCTATGCTTGACTTCCACGCCGCTGCCGCGTCACGGTCCGGCCCGCAACGATCATGCTTAAGAATCCTTGAAGAACACCTGACATGAGCACCGGCTTTATTGTTATCCGCGACAACACCCCCGCGAGCGCCATCCCGAAGGGCGCCGTCGTCGCAATGGGGAATTTCGACGGCGTCCATCTCGGTCACCGCGCGGTGATCGGCGCCGCGCTCGCGATGAGCAAGGCGCGCGGCGTACCCGCGCTGGCCGTGACCTTCGAGCCGCATCCGCGCAGCTTCTTCAGCCCGAACACTCCGCAATTCCGTCTCACGGACGAGACCAACAAGCTGCGGCTGCTCGCGGCCACCGGGCTCGCCGGCGCCGTCGTCATGACATTCGACAAAGCGCGCGCCGGGACCTCGGCGCAGGATTTCATCCATCACGACCTGATCGGCCGGCTCGGCATCAGCGGGATCGCCGTCGGCTACGACTTCCATTTCGGCAAGGGCCGGGTCGGCTCGCCAAGCCTGCTGGTCAGCGAGGCGCCGCGGCTCGGCATCGAGGTCGATGTGCAGGCCCATGTCGACATCGAAGAACGCCCGGTATCCTCCAGCGCCATTCGCATGGCGCTCGCCGAGGGGCAAGTCGCTGACGCGACCACGATGCTGGGCGGGCCGTGGTTCGTCACCGGCAAGGTGATCCATGGCGAGAAGCGCGGCCGCGATCTCGGCTATCCTACCGCCAATATCCGCCTCGACAAGCATTGCGGCCTGAAGCATGGCATCTATGCGGTGCGGGTCGGCAAGGGCGCGCAACGGTTCGACGGTGTCGCAAGCTTCGGACGCCGTCCGACCTTCGACAACGGCGCGCCGCTGCTCGAAGTGTTCCTGTTCGACTTCAAGGGCGACCTCTACGACACGGTCCTTGATGTCGCATTCATCGGTTTCATTCGCGAAGAGCTGAAATTCGACACCATCGAGGCGTTGATACGCCAGATGGATGACGACAGCGCCAAGGCGCGCGCGCAACTTGCCGCCGCGCCGGACGCGTTCCCACAGCTCGGAGTGATTGATTGAACAAGACTGAAAAGCAAAAAATGCTGGCGGGCGAGCTGTATCGCCCGGATGCAGAGATCGCCGCCGACCATACCGCGGCGGAACACTGGATGGCGCGCTACAATGCGTCGGGCGCTGCTTCCGCGGCCGAACTGAACGCGTTGCTCGCCGAACGCTTCCGCAAGGTCGGCAAGGACGTCCTGATCCGGCCGCCGTTCTTCTGCGATTACGGTAGCAATATCAGCCTCGGCGATGGCGTGTTCCTCAACTTCAACTGCGTCATCCTCGACGTCGTCGAGGTCGAGATCGGCGACCGCACCCAGATCGGGCCCGCGGTGCAGATCTATACCGCCGACCACCCGCGCGACGCCGAAACCCGCCGCGCCGGGCTGGAATTCGGTCGCCCGATCCGGATCGGCAGCGACGTCTGGATCGGCGGTGGCGCCATCATCCTGCCCGGCGTCACGATCGGCGACGGTGCCCTGGTCGGGGCCGGCAGCGTGGTGACACGGGACGTCGCCGCCGGCACGATTGTGGCCGGAAATCCGGCCCGGCGGCGGCAGCCTTAGGACGGGATGAAGTCAGGTTAGATCAGCTTGACCGCGGGTTCGGTCCACCTCTCCCCGGTGGGGAGAGGTCGGCGCGCAGCGCCGGGTGAGGGCTCTTGCTCTCTCGATAGACCGCAACCCCTCACCCGATTTGCTGCGCAAATCGACCTCTCCCCAAGGGAGAGGTGGCACCTCCGCCGCCGCCCCAGGGGCGCTCCCGCGGGACGGTCCGGCCGGCCAACCGGGGCTTTGCGAATTCCCCGCTTGGCTGCTAAGGAAACCCGATGTTTTCGCGGCGCATCATACGGATTAGCGGCCCGGCTTCCGCCTGAGCCTGAGGGCTCGGCGCAAGACCGGGATTTCGTCGTTTTACCCCGATTGATCGCGTTCCCGCGCCCTCACCTGCCAGATCAGAGCCTTCATGTCCGACAAGCCGCAAAAGACCGACGCCCAAAAGACTGACACCAGGGACTATTCCAAGACCCTCTACCTGCCGCAAACGGAATTCCCGATGCGCGCCGGCCTGCCCCAGCGCGAGCCCGAAATCCTGAACTACTGGAACGAGATCGGCCTCTACGACAGGCTGCGCCGGGAAGCCGAGGGCCGCGCCAAATTCGTGCTGCATGACGGCCCGCCCTACGCCAACGGCAACATCCACATTGGGCACGCGCTGAACAAGATCCTCAAGGACGTCGTGACCAAGAGCCAGCAGATGCTCGGCTTCGACTCCAACTACGTGCCGGGCTGGGACTGCCACGGCCTGCCGATCGAATGGAAGATCGAGGAGGAGAACTACCGCTCCAAGGGCAAGCAGAAGCCGGATTTCCGCGACTCTGCCGCGATGGTCGCGTTCCGCAGGGAATGCCGCGCCTATGCCACGCACTGGATCAACGTGCAGCGCGAGGAGTTCAAGCGACTCGGCATCATCGGCGACTGGGATCATCCCTACCAGACGATGAGCTATCCGGCCGAGGCCCAGATCGCCCGCGAGCTGATGAAGTTCGCCGCCAACGGCACGCTGTATCGCGGCTCCAAGCCGGTGATGTGGAGCGTGGTCGAGAAGACCGCGCTCGCCGAAGCCGAAGTCGAATACGAGGACTACACCTCCGACATGGTGTGGGTGAAATTCCCGGTCACCTCGCCGGCGCATGGCGCGCTGGCCAATGCCTCGGTCGTGATCTGGACCACCACGCCGTGGACACTGCCCGGCAACCGCGCGATCTCGTTCTCGCCGAAGATCGCCTATGGCCTCTATAAGGTGACGGATGCGCCGGATGCGAAATGGGCGAAGCCGGGCGACCTCCTGATCCTGGCCGACGCGCTGGCGGCAGAAGTGTTCAAGAAGGCACGCGTCGCCGCCTATGAGAAGCTGCGCGACATCCCCGGCGACACGCTAGACGCCGTCGAATGCGCCCATCCGCTGCGCGGCTTCAGCGGCGGCTATGAATTCACCGTGCCGCTGCTCGCCGGCGACCACGTCACCGACGACACCGGTACCGGTTTCGTGCACACCGCACCTGGCCACGGCCGCGAGGACTTCGACGTCTGGATGGCGAACGGGCGAGAGCTTGCCGACCGCAGCATCTCGACCGCGATCCCCTACACTGTGGACGAAAATGGCGCCTATACCGCGCAAGCGCCCGGCTTCATCGGCAAGCGCGTGATCACCGACGAGGGCGAGAAGGGCGACGCCAACGATGCGGTGATCAAGGAATTGATCGGAGCCGGCAAGCTGCTCGCGCGCGGCACCCTCAAGCACCAGTATCCGCATTCCTGGCGCTCCAAGAAGCCGGTGATCTTCCGCAACACACCACAATGGTTCATCGCGATGGACAAGGACATCGCGGAGAACGGCCACGCCAGGAAGGGCGACACGCTGCGCGCCCGCGCTCTGCACGCGATCTCGGTCACGCAATGGGTGCCGCCGGCCGGCGAGAACCGCATCAACGGCATGATCGCCAACCGTCCGGACTGGGTGATCTCGCGGCAGCGTGCCTGGGGCGTGCCGATCGCGGTGTTCGTGCGCGAGAACGGCGACGGCTCGGCCGAGATCCTGCAAGACGAGGTCGTCAACCAGCGCATCGCCGAGGCCTTCATGGAGGAAGGCGCCGACGCCTGGTACATGGACGGCGCCCGCGAGCGCTTCCTCGGCACCCGCGCCTCGGAAGACTGGAAGAAGGTCGACGACATCTGCGACGTCTGGTTCGATTCCGGCTCGACGCACGCCTTCGTGCTGGAGGACCGCCAAAACTTCCCGCAGCTCGGCAACATCGTCCGCAAGGTCGACGGCGGCAACGACACCGTGATGTACCTGGAAGGGAGCGACCAGCATCGCGGCTGGTTCCACTCCTCGCTGCTGGAAAGCGCCGGCACGCGCGGCCGCGCGCCCTATGACATCGTGCTTACCCACGGCTTCACGCTGGACGAGAACGGCCGCAAGATGTCGAAGTCGCTCGGCAACACGGTCCAGCCGCAGGACGTGATCGCAAATTCCGGCGCGGATATCCTGCGCCTCTGGGTCTGCGCCACCGACTACGCCGACGACCAGCGCATCGGTCCGGAGATCCTGAAGAACACCGTCGAGACCTATCGCAAGCTGCGCAACTCGATCCGCTGGATGCTCGGCACGCTGCATCACTTCAAGCAAGCTGAGAAGGTTGGCTTTGCCGAGATGCCCGAGCTTGAACGGCTGATGCTGCACGAACTGGCCGGCCACGCCGAGACCATCCGCAACGCCTATGCCGCGTTCGACTACAAGACCGTGGTCGCGAGCCTCGCGGCGTTCATGAACTCCGAGCTGTCGGCGTTCTATTTCGATATCCGCAAGGACACGCTGTATTGCGATCCGCCGTCCTCGGTGGCGCGCAAGGCGGCGCTGACCACGATCGACCTGCTGTGCGACGCGATCCTGAAATGGCTGGCGCCGATCCTGAGCTTCACGACCGACGAAGCCTGGCGGATGTACCGGCCGAATGCCGAGCTCTCGGTGCATCTCACGCTATTCCCGGAAGGTCTCGAGCAGTTCCGCAACGACGCCCTGGCGGCGAAATGGGAGACGATCCGCAACGTCCGCCGCGTCGTCACCGGCGCGCTCGAACTGGAGCGCAAGGACAAGAAGATCGGCTCGTCGCTCGAAGCCTCACCGGTGATCTACGTCGCCGACAGACAGATGCTGGCCGCGCTGTTCGACATCGATCTCGCCGAGGTCTGCATCACCTCGAACTACGAGGTGCGCGAGGGCGAGGCGCCGGCCACCGCGTTCCGCCTCGATGCGGTGCCGGGTGTTGCCGTCGTGGTCGAGAAGGCGGTCGGCACCAAATGCGCGCGTTCGTGGAAGATCCTCCCCACGGTCGGCGAGGACCCTGAGTATCCCGACGTCTCGCCGCGCGATGCGCAAGCGTTGCGCGAATGGAAGGCGCTGGGGAGCACGGCCTGACATGTACCGTCGTCCCGGCCGAGTGCGCAATTGCGCACGGGGCCGGGACCCACAACCACCGCTGTCTCGATTGGACGAAGATTGATGACCCCAAGTCATTCAAACAACACCCGGCACGGCGTATGGGTCCCGGCCTGCGCCG
Coding sequences within:
- a CDS encoding TIGR01459 family HAD-type hydrolase, giving the protein MTSLRFVEQLRHLVDNVDVVLSDIWGVVHNGLESFPEACEALHTFRQRGGTVILITNAPRPADSVQRQLRKLGVADDTYDAIVSSGDLTRHFVADHPGQKIFWIGPERDSSIHRGLDATMVPLEQADYIICTGLFDDETESAEDYRETLLKALQRKLTLVCANPDIVVERGDRLIYCAGAVAELYRELGGEVIFYGKPHRPIYERAMALAAERRGKPTELGRVLAIGDSVRTDLTGAHAFGIDLLFVTRGIHSEEFEGIEQLDPASVKELFGHPPRALMRELKW
- a CDS encoding response regulator; the encoded protein is MAVDLSMPVLVVDDYSTMIRIIRNLLKQLGFENIDDASDGSAALNKMRGKKYGLVISDWNMEPMTGYDLLKEVRADPNLATTPFIMITAESKTENVIAAKKAGVNNYIVKPFNAATLKTKIEAVFPDMATA
- a CDS encoding bifunctional riboflavin kinase/FAD synthetase, with protein sequence MSTGFIVIRDNTPASAIPKGAVVAMGNFDGVHLGHRAVIGAALAMSKARGVPALAVTFEPHPRSFFSPNTPQFRLTDETNKLRLLAATGLAGAVVMTFDKARAGTSAQDFIHHDLIGRLGISGIAVGYDFHFGKGRVGSPSLLVSEAPRLGIEVDVQAHVDIEERPVSSSAIRMALAEGQVADATTMLGGPWFVTGKVIHGEKRGRDLGYPTANIRLDKHCGLKHGIYAVRVGKGAQRFDGVASFGRRPTFDNGAPLLEVFLFDFKGDLYDTVLDVAFIGFIREELKFDTIEALIRQMDDDSAKARAQLAAAPDAFPQLGVID
- a CDS encoding sugar O-acetyltransferase, coding for MNKTEKQKMLAGELYRPDAEIAADHTAAEHWMARYNASGAASAAELNALLAERFRKVGKDVLIRPPFFCDYGSNISLGDGVFLNFNCVILDVVEVEIGDRTQIGPAVQIYTADHPRDAETRRAGLEFGRPIRIGSDVWIGGGAIILPGVTIGDGALVGAGSVVTRDVAAGTIVAGNPARRRQP
- the ileS gene encoding isoleucine--tRNA ligase, whose translation is MSDKPQKTDAQKTDTRDYSKTLYLPQTEFPMRAGLPQREPEILNYWNEIGLYDRLRREAEGRAKFVLHDGPPYANGNIHIGHALNKILKDVVTKSQQMLGFDSNYVPGWDCHGLPIEWKIEEENYRSKGKQKPDFRDSAAMVAFRRECRAYATHWINVQREEFKRLGIIGDWDHPYQTMSYPAEAQIARELMKFAANGTLYRGSKPVMWSVVEKTALAEAEVEYEDYTSDMVWVKFPVTSPAHGALANASVVIWTTTPWTLPGNRAISFSPKIAYGLYKVTDAPDAKWAKPGDLLILADALAAEVFKKARVAAYEKLRDIPGDTLDAVECAHPLRGFSGGYEFTVPLLAGDHVTDDTGTGFVHTAPGHGREDFDVWMANGRELADRSISTAIPYTVDENGAYTAQAPGFIGKRVITDEGEKGDANDAVIKELIGAGKLLARGTLKHQYPHSWRSKKPVIFRNTPQWFIAMDKDIAENGHARKGDTLRARALHAISVTQWVPPAGENRINGMIANRPDWVISRQRAWGVPIAVFVRENGDGSAEILQDEVVNQRIAEAFMEEGADAWYMDGARERFLGTRASEDWKKVDDICDVWFDSGSTHAFVLEDRQNFPQLGNIVRKVDGGNDTVMYLEGSDQHRGWFHSSLLESAGTRGRAPYDIVLTHGFTLDENGRKMSKSLGNTVQPQDVIANSGADILRLWVCATDYADDQRIGPEILKNTVETYRKLRNSIRWMLGTLHHFKQAEKVGFAEMPELERLMLHELAGHAETIRNAYAAFDYKTVVASLAAFMNSELSAFYFDIRKDTLYCDPPSSVARKAALTTIDLLCDAILKWLAPILSFTTDEAWRMYRPNAELSVHLTLFPEGLEQFRNDALAAKWETIRNVRRVVTGALELERKDKKIGSSLEASPVIYVADRQMLAALFDIDLAEVCITSNYEVREGEAPATAFRLDAVPGVAVVVEKAVGTKCARSWKILPTVGEDPEYPDVSPRDAQALREWKALGSTA